A portion of the Lolium rigidum isolate FL_2022 chromosome 1, APGP_CSIRO_Lrig_0.1, whole genome shotgun sequence genome contains these proteins:
- the LOC124706985 gene encoding uncharacterized protein LOC124706985, which yields MASTYDRWIHHGEPLHAPQPEQDQPDGEAHHVDHEGDDFVEDDQHMDDGLEEEDGNEDDRIPDLFRDLYKSEPQGGDGDKTIFAELIEEAKRAASDGGTFSRFTFTVKLLHVKSYYRISNAAFNAILRILTLQYPKSSIPRNYDEALSIIGRLGLGYDTIHVCPNNCVLFRKQFAKLDNCPKCNASRWKDGRRQIPEKVLRHFPLIPRLQRMFISKEQSEEVQWHKLKRQPVENELSHPVDGEAWKDFDKKYPKFAADARNIRLGIATDGFNPFGNMSNSYSMWPVFIMPYNLPPWACMDQCNLMMALLIPGPDSPGKDFDVFMEPLVEELLLLWKGVRTYDALSPDKFDLRAAIIWCIHDFPALHTLSGRVTAGYNACVRCDKDPCSKRIRNKICFIGHRRWLPHNHRWRKSKNFNGEAESRGKPKEFTETELKEQLDKVKDVRPGKLQKKRKREEGQCWSRRSILWDLPYWAHLKLRHNLDVMHIEKNICDNLLGTFMNIDGKSKDTVNSRLDLEDMGIREELHLQPIEDGESFEMPEAWYTMSKEEKIAFCEFIRAVRFPDGYAAHLAKCISPDGCKLQGLKTHDCHILLQRILPAGLRGMMKPEIYEAVAELGNFFRELCCKTLKLDVLDRLEKEIPIILCKLEQIFPPAFFTVMVHLCVHLPEEAKLRGPVQYGWMYPIERRLLKCKRSVRNMARPEGSIAEAYIVDECLTFCSRYFDDVETRFNRPGRNSARDDSHTGDISVFKHGVKFFGACQYLEADGADYDKMVYYVLRSCSEVLPYIDLCKEELKEQDSRINVDRWLAKNFAKWFQDHIGKLHEEKKVSADLFALACQPDRRVRVYSGCIVDGVRYHTVDREKFRNTQNSGILTEGDHEKEIIDFYGQLKSIIKLQYNSSGGFHRSVVLFRCDWFHVGGGKNPGLRDDGHFKSINTARLWYKNDPFIITSQATKVFYVPDTAYGGSWRVVQKFQHRHLWSVAETEEKGPGGVGLTYQDDEAPHVPVEEGHVQTRLRRDKERVLVDAAVVEKLKKRRHEPVEGHESEDDEGTRTDPTMFQYCSDGEGNMHRVHDFDDDE from the exons ATGGCAAGCACTTACGATCGGTGGATCCATCATGGAGAGCCTTTGCATGCACCTCAACCTGAACAAGATCAACCTGATGGAGAGGCACACCATGTTGATCATGAAGGCGATGATTTTGTAGAAGATGATCAACATATGGATGATggtttggaggaggaagatgggaaTGAGGATGACAGAATTCCTGACCTGTTCAGGGACTTGTACAAGTCAGAACCACAAGGTGGTGATGGAGATAAGACTATCTTTGCTGAGTTGATAGAGGAGGCGAAGCGTGCAGCAAGTGATGGTGGTACATTTTCAAGATTTACCTTCACCGTGAAGCTTCTCCATGTCAAATCTTACTACCGGATAAGCAATGCCGCATTCAACGCGATACTCCGGATCTTAACATTGCAATACCCCAAAAGTTCAATTCCCAGAAATTATGATGAAGCTTTGAGCATCATCGGAAGATTGGGGCTTGGCTATGATACAATACATGTGTGCCCCAATAACTGTGTGTTGTTTCGGAAGCAATTCGCCAAGCTTGACAACTGTCCGAAGTGCAACGCTTCTCGATGGAAAGATGGGAGGAGGCAGATACCTGAGAAGGTACTGAGGCACTTCCCTTTGATACCAAGGCTCCAGAGAATGTTCATTTCGAAGGAACAGTCAGAGGAGGTACAGTGGCACAAGCTAAAGCGGCAACCTGTGGAGAATGAGCTTAGCCATCCAGTCGACGGAGAAGCATGGAAAGATTTTGACAAGAAATATCCAAAATTTGCAGCTGATGCAAGGAACATAAGGCTCGGCATTGCCACAGATGGGTTTAATCCATTTGGCAACATGAGCAACTCATATAGCATGTGGCCAGTGTTCATCATGCCGTACAATCTACCGCCATGGGCATGCATGGATCAGTGCAACCTTATGATGGCTTTGCTTATCCCGGGACCAGATTCTCCAGGAAAAGATTTTGATGTCTTTATGGAGCCCCTCGTCGAAGAACTCCTCCTGCTGTGGAAAGGTGTGCGTACCTATGACGCACTGAGTCCCGACAAGTTTGATCTGCGCGCTGCGATCATATGGTGCATACACGATTTCCCGGCGTTACACACTTTGTCGGGGAGGGTCACGGCAGGTTATAATGCATGTGTGCGCTGTGACAAAGACCCTTGCTCGAAGAGAATAAGGAACAAGATATGCTTCATTGGGCACCGCCGTTGGCTTCCTCACAACCATCGATGGCGAAAAAGCAAAAATTTTAATGGTGAGGCTGAAAGCCGTGGCAAGCCGAAGGAATTTACTGAAACTGAACTGAAGGAGCAACTTGACAAGGTGAAAGATGTGAGGCCAGGGAAGCTTCAGAAGAAAAGAAAGCGCGAGGAAGGTCAATGCTGGAGCCGGAGGTCTATTTTGTGGGACCTCCCTTATTGGGCTCATCTGAAGTTGAGGCATAATCTCGATGTGATGCACATCGAGAAAAACATATGTGATAACCTTCTTGGCACATTCATGAACATCGATGGGAAATCCAAGGATACGGTTAACTCTAGGCTCGATTTGGAAGATATGGGAATAAGAGAAGAGTTGCACCTACAACCTATTGAAGATGGAGAGTCGTTTGAAATGCCAGAAGCATGGTACACAATGAGTAAAGAAGAAAAAATTGCATTTTGTGAATTCATAAGAGCGGTGAGATTTCCAGATGGATACGCCGCTCATCTAGCAAAATGCATTTCGCCTGATGGATGCAAGCTGCAAGGATTGAAGACACATGATTGTCATATCCTCCTCCAAAGGATTTTACCAGCGGGACTCCGAGGAATGATGAAGCCGGAAATCTATGAGGCGGTTGCTGAATTGGGAAACTTTTTTAGAGAGTTGTGCTGCAAAACACTAAAGCTGGATGTTCTTGACAGGCTTGAAAAAGAAATCCCAATTATCCTTTGCAAACTTGAGCAGATATTTCCTCCGGCTTTCTTCACCGTGATGGTTCATTTGTGCGTGCACTTACCAGAAGAGGCAAAGCTTCGAGGACCTGTACAGTACGGCTGGATGTACCCGATCGAAAGAAGGCTCCTTAAATGTAAGCGTTCTGTTCGAAACATGGCCAGACCTGAAGGATCGATTGCCGAGGCATACATTGTTGATGAATGCTTAACATTCTGTTCAAGATACTTCGATGATGTGGAGACGAGATTTAATCGGCCGGGCAGAAATAGTGCGCGGGATGATTCACATACCGGTGATATCTCGGTTTTCAAGCACGGTGTGAAGTTCTTTGGAGCTTGCCAATACTTAGAGGCCGATGGTGCTGACTATGACAAGATGGTTTACTATGTGCTCAGAAGTTGCTCCGAGGTGCTACCATATATCGA CCTATGCAAGGAAGAGTTGAAGGAGCAAGATAGCCGAATCAATGTTGATAGATGGCTCGCGAAGAATTTTGCAAAATGGTTTCAGGATCAT ATTGGAAAATTGCATGAGGAGAAGAAAGTGAGTGCTGATCTTTTTGCTTTGGCATGCCAACCGGATAGGCGAGTGAGAGTGTATTCAGGATGTATTGTTGATGGTGTCCGTTACCACACAGTTGACCGCGAGAAATTTAGAAACACACAAAACAGTGGTATCCTTACCGAGGGAGACCATGAGAAGGAGATTATTGACTTCTACGGTCAGCTCAAAAGCATCATCAAGCTGCAGTACAACTCCAGCGGAGGCTTTCACCGTTCGGtcgtcttgtttagatgtgattggTTTCATGTTGGTGGCGGGAAGAATCCAGGACTTAGAGATGATGGGCATTTCAAGAGCATTAACACTGCAAGGTTGTGGTATAAGAATGATCCTTTTATTATTACATCACAAGCAACAAAGGTATTTTATGTGCCAGACACCGCTTACGGTGGAAGTTGGCGAGTAGTGCAAAAATTCCAGCATAGGCATTTGTGGAGTGTGGCCGAGACTGAAGAAAAAGGTCCCGGTGGTGTTGGCCTAACATACCAAGATGATGAGGCACCGCATGTTCCGGTGGAGGAAGGACATGTCCAAACCAGATTGCGGAGGGACAAGGAACGTGTGCTAGTTGATGCTGCAGTTGTTGAAAAATTGAAGAAAAGGAGGCATGAGCCAGTAGAGGGACATGAAAGCGAGGATGATGAAGGAACCAGGACAGATCCTACAATGTTCCAATATTGTAGCGATGGCGAAGGAAACATGCATCGAGTTCATGATTTTGACGATGATGAGTAG
- the LOC124706976 gene encoding uncharacterized protein LOC124706976 codes for MAPGRVMAISPGRSKRLLELEQPAPTRVTRSKATLETNHEESRLPMDEQSTMRMDPSPFAPTRANNQALESHGFPEQDDRQQLDGDDEGMLTVVKPRVRKGTGLERMTKSLGTKVRIEIDEGTLRPRNPLQAAKLATEGGLIARSHTPVLPHFKEYKENKALMENYMGKVAANFEMDTDSEIVKASCTDMLQKRSKNRRHLIKKEYFDKVPENQASLKG; via the exons ATGGCTCCTGGAAGGGTGATGGCCATATCTCCCGGGCGGTCGAAGAGGTTGCTAGAACTAGAGCAACCTGCTCCTACTAGAGTCACGAGATCAAAGGCCACGCTTGAAACCAACCATGAAGAAAGCCGTCTGCCCATGGATGAACAAAGCACCATGCGCATGGACCCTAGCCCTTTTGCACCTACCCGAGCCAACAATCAAGCTTTGGAGTCTCATGGTTTTCCTGAACAAGATGATCGGCAGCAGCTTGATGGAGATGATGAAG GGATGCTTACTGTGGTCAAGCCTAGAGTCAGAAAGGGCACAGGGCTCGAAAGGATGACCAAGTCTCTGGGTACCAAGGTGAGAATTGAGATTGATGAAGGGACGCTGCGCCCAAGGAATCCTTTGCAGGCTGCAAAGCTTGCAACCGAGGGTGGCCTGATTGCAAGAAGCCATACACCGGTTCTTCCTCATTTCAAGGAGTACAAAGAGAATAAAGCCCTAATGGAAAATTACATGGGAAAAGTTGCT GCTAACTTTGAGATGGACACTGATTCAGAGATTGTGAAGGCCTCTTGCACTGATATGTTGCAGAAAAGATCAAAGAACAGACGTCATTTGATCAAGAAGGAATATTTTGACAAGGTACCAGAAAATCAGGCCAGCCTCAA AGGCTGA
- the LOC124671591 gene encoding xylanase inhibitor protein 1-like — translation MSYLTMALTHPRPAASLLLVTAILSVAGLATAGGSSGFTGGVTVFWGRNKNEGSLAEACDTGRYTIVVISFLDVFGHGKYHLDLSGHDLSTVAAGIKHCQSRALVYLSIGGFGNQYSLPTTQSAIDLADHLWYTYMAGHKEGVYRPFGDVEIDGIDFFIEHGSPDNYDVLAKRLWSFNKEFRGRTPVQLSATPRCRYPDRLVNKALATGVVGRINVRFYDDSYCAAHWQQEWDKWTAAYTQDTQVYVGVPASEKVVGYMHPEYVHYGVVPVVKKAARYTGFMIWDRYSDKQTNYSSNIVQWT, via the coding sequence ATGAGCTACTTAACAATGGCGCTAACACACCCGAGACCTGCGGCCTCCCTCCTACTAGTCACAGCCATACTGTCCGTCGCCGGTCTGGCCACCGCGGGGGGCTCCTCGGGGTTTACGGGAGGCGTAACCGTGTTCTGGGGCAGGAACAAAAACGAGGGCTCCCTCGCGGAGGCCTGCGACACCGGCAGGTACACCATCGTCGTCATCTCCTTCCTCGACGTCTTCGGCCACGGCAAGTACCACCTCGACCTCTCCGGCCACGACCTCtccaccgtcgccgccggcaTCAAGCACTGCCAGTCGAGGGCCCTGGTGTACCTCTCCATCGGTGGGTTCGGCAACCAGTACTCACTCCCGACCACCCAGTCCGCCATCGACCTCGCCGACCACCTGTGGTACACCTACATGGCCGGCCACAAGGAGGGCGTCTACCGCCCATTTGGCGACGTAGAGATCGACGGCATCGACTTCTTCATCGAGCATGGCTCGCCGGACAACTACGACGTGCTGGCCAAGCGCCTATGGAGCTTCAACAAGGAATTCCGTGGCAGGACGCCTGTGCAGCTGTCGGCGACGCCGCGGTGCAGGTACCCGGACCGGCTCGTCAACAAGGCGCTCGCCACAGGGGTGGTTGGGCGCATCAACGTCAGGTTCTACGACGACTCCTACTGCGCTGCGCACTGGCAGCAAGAGTGGGACAAGTGGACGGCGGCGTACACCCAGGACACCCAGGTCTACGTTGGTGTGCCGGCATCGGAAAAGGTGGTTGGGTACATGCACCCTGAGTATGTCCACTACGGCGTCGTCCCGGTGGTGAAGAAGGCCGCGAGGTATACGGGGTTCATGATCTGGGATCGCTACTCCGACAAGCAGACCAACTACAGCAGCAACATCGTTCAGTGGACTTAA